One Rossellomorea aquimaris DNA window includes the following coding sequences:
- a CDS encoding TIGR01777 family oxidoreductase — protein MKIAITGGTGFVGQALTEELLEHHHEVLILTRNPDKYDNRSGVTYVKWLSDGAKPEEDLEGIQAFINLAGESINSGRWTDERKKRIINSRINSTQEVMNIIKVLKEKPACLINASAIGYYPSSKTNTYTEASTETADNFLGETVQIWEKEASKANQLSIRVAYARFGIILGKDEGALPRIALPYKMFVGGTVGSGDQWMSWVHIKDIARAVHFIAETEAISGPVNVTAPSPVSMKEFGKTLGSVLGRPHWIPVPSLALKVAMGEMSALVLEGQKVLPSVLSENGFQFEYPELKSALIDIYR, from the coding sequence ATGAAGATCGCTATAACAGGTGGTACGGGTTTTGTCGGGCAGGCTCTGACGGAGGAACTACTCGAACACCATCATGAAGTCTTGATACTTACTCGAAATCCGGATAAATACGACAATCGTTCAGGTGTTACCTACGTAAAATGGCTATCCGACGGGGCGAAGCCAGAAGAGGATCTCGAAGGAATTCAAGCTTTCATTAACCTTGCCGGGGAATCCATCAACAGTGGTCGCTGGACGGATGAGCGTAAGAAACGCATCATCAATAGCCGGATCAATTCAACTCAAGAGGTAATGAACATTATTAAGGTACTGAAAGAGAAACCTGCGTGTCTTATTAACGCCAGTGCAATCGGCTACTATCCTTCTTCAAAAACGAATACGTATACGGAAGCATCAACGGAAACAGCAGACAACTTTTTAGGAGAAACCGTTCAAATATGGGAAAAAGAAGCGAGCAAGGCGAATCAGCTGAGCATCAGGGTTGCATATGCACGGTTCGGAATTATTCTGGGGAAAGACGAAGGCGCCCTACCTCGAATCGCTCTTCCTTATAAAATGTTTGTAGGGGGAACAGTTGGTTCAGGTGATCAATGGATGTCATGGGTTCATATAAAAGATATCGCAAGGGCTGTCCATTTTATCGCTGAGACAGAAGCCATTTCAGGACCAGTCAATGTGACTGCACCCTCCCCGGTCTCTATGAAAGAGTTTGGAAAAACACTTGGTTCCGTGCTTGGCAGGCCACACTGGATCCCTGTCCCTTCCCTTGCTTTAAAAGTAGCAATGGGTGAAATGAGCGCCTTAGTGCTAGAAGGCCAAAAAGTACTCCCGAGTGTCCTATCAGAAAACGGTTTTCAATTTGAATACCCTGAATTAAAAAGTGCACTGATTGACATTTATCGTTAA